One window from the genome of Saimiri boliviensis isolate mSaiBol1 chromosome 2, mSaiBol1.pri, whole genome shotgun sequence encodes:
- the LOC101030623 gene encoding heterogeneous nuclear ribonucleoprotein A1-like, whose translation MTDQGSGKKRGFAFVTFDAHDSVNKTVSQKYHTVDGHGCEVRKALSKQEMASASSSQGGRSGSGNFGGGRGSSFGGNDDFVHGGNFSGHGGFGGSHGSGGYGGSGDGYNAFDNDGSNFGGGESYNDFGNYNNQSSNFGTMKEGNFGGRSSGHYFAKPRNQGGYGSSRSSSSYGSGRRF comes from the coding sequence atgactgaccaaggcagtggcaagaaaaggggctttgccttTGTAACCTTTGATGCCCATGACTCTGTGAATAAGACTGTCAGTCAGAAATACCATACTGTGGATGGTCACGGctgtgaagttaggaaagccCTGTCAAAGCAAGAGATGGCTAGTGCTTCATCCAGCCAAGGAGGTCGAAGTGGCtctggaaactttggtggtggtcGTGGAAGTAGTTTCGGTGGGAATGACGACTTTGTTCAtggaggaaacttcagtggtcATGGTGGCTTTGGTGGTAGCCATGGTAgtggtggatatggtggcagtggggatggctatAATGCATTTGATAATGATGGAAGCAATTTTGGAGGTGGCGAAAGCTACAATGATTTTGGCAATTACAacaatcagtcttcaaattttggaaCCATGAAGGaaggaaactttggaggcagaagctctggccaCTACTTTGCCAAACCACGAAACCAAGGTGGTTATGGCAGTTCCAGGAGCAGCAGTAgctatggcagtggcagaagattttaa